The Populus trichocarpa isolate Nisqually-1 chromosome 2, P.trichocarpa_v4.1, whole genome shotgun sequence genome has a window encoding:
- the LOC7496887 gene encoding uncharacterized protein LOC7496887 — protein MATISALDKPLQYPIVRRDDTVIDDYHGVKIADPYRWLEDPDAEEVKEFVQEQVKLTESVLKACDTREKLRETITKLFDHPRYDAPSKRGNKYFYFHNTGLQAQDVLYVQDSLEGEAEVLLDPNELSEDGTVSLNSYTISASEDAKYLAYGISKSGSDWVTIKVMRIEDKIVEADTLNWVKFTSIKWTHDSKGFFYGRYPTPKEGENLDAGTETNSNLYNELYYHFMGKNQSEDILCWRDPENPKYAFGADVTDDGKYLLLYIGEGCDPVNKVYHCDMSAFSDGLEGFKGGKSLLPFTKLIDNFDARYHEIANDGTSFTFLTNKDAPKYKIVRVDLKEPSSWIDVIPESEKDVLESAYAVDGDKMIVSYLSDVKHVLQIRDLKTGSLLHQLPIDIGSVTGISAQRKDSTVFIEFTSFLTPRIIYQCNLDTGVPDLKIFREISVPGFDRTEFHVDQLFVTSKDDTKIPTFIVAKKNIKLDGSHPCLLYGYGGFNISLTPSFSVSRTVLTRHLGAVFCIANIRGGGEYGEEWHKAGSLARKQNCFDDFISVSEYLVSAGYTQPKKLCIEGGSNGGLLVGACINQRPDLFGCALARVGVMDMLRFHKFTIGHAWTSDYGCSDKKEEFGWLIKYSPLHNVRRPWEQHPEQPSQYPPTMILTADHDDRVVPLHSLKLLATMQYILCTSLEKSPQTNPIIGRIECKAGHGAGRPTQKLIDEAADRYSFMARMLGASWNE, from the exons ATGGCTACGATCTCAGCACTCGACAAGCCTTTACAGTATCCAATCGTTCGCCGAGACGACACTGTAATTGACGATTACCATGGTGTAAAAATCGCAGATCCTTATCGATG GCTTGAAGATCCTGATGCAGAGGAGGTAAAAGAGTTTGTTCAGGAGCAAGTAAAATTGACAGAATCAGTGTTAAAGGCATGCGATACGAGAGAAAAACTTCGTGAAACAATCACCAAGTTATTCGATCACCCGCGATATGATGCGCCGTCTAAGCGAGGGAACAAgtatttttactttcataatactGGGCTTCAGGCTCAAGACGTCCTCTATGTGCAG GATAGTTTAGAGGGAGAGGCAGAGGTTTTGCTGGATCCAAATGAGCTAAGTGAGGATGGGACGGTGTCATTGAATAGCTATACGATTTCGGCTAGCGAGGATGCTAAGTACTTGGCTTATGGGATTAGTAAGAGCGGGAGTGATTGGGTTACGATTAAAGTTATGCGCATCGAGGATAAGATAGTTGAGGCTGATACTTTAAATTGG GTTAAGTTTACCAGTATTAAGTGGACTCATGATAGCAAAGGGTTCTTCTATGGCCGTTATCCGACTCCCAA AGAGGGAGAAAACTTAGATGCTGGGACAGAGACTAATTCTAATCTTTATAATGAGCTATACTATCATTTCATGGGAAAGAATCAATCCGAAGATATACTATGCTGGAGAGATCCTGAAAACCCCAAATATGCGTTTGGAGCTGATGTGACAGATGATGGAAAA TATCTTCTCTTATATATTGGTGAGGGCTGCGATCCTGTCAACAAAGTATACCACTGTGATATGTCTGCATTTTCTGATGGCCTTGAAGGTTTCAAGGGAGGAAAAAGCCTGCTCCCATTTACTAAGCTTATTGATAACTTTGATGCACGGTATCATGAGATTGCAAATGATGGCACATCGTTTACTTTTTTGACTAATAAAGATGCccctaaatataaaatagtccGGGTAGATTTGAAGGAGCCTAGTAGCTGGATAGATGTTATCCCAGAATCTGAAAAGGATGTCCTGGAATCAGCATATGCTGTTGATGGTGATAAAATGATTGTCAGTTACTTGAGTGATGTGAAGCATGTTCTACAAATAAGGGATTTGAAAACAGGATCTCTACTGCATCAATTACCGATTGACATTGGTTCAGTTACTGGGATATCTGCACAGCGAAAGGATAGTACAGTATTTATTGAGTTTACCAGTTTTCTCACCCCCCGTATAATATATCAATGCAATTTAGACACTGGTGTTCCAGATTTGAAGATATTTCGTGAAATTAGTGTGCCAGGATTTGATCGTACAGAGTTCCATGTGGATCAG CTTTTTGTGACTAGCAAGGATGATACCAAGATACCAACGTTTATTGTTGCCAAGAAGAATATAAAGTTGGATGGGTCACACCCATGTTTGTTATATGGGTATGGGGGATTTAACATTAGTCTTACACCATCGTTTAGTGTCAGTCGTACTGTACTGACTAGGCATTTAGGTGCTGTCTTCTGCATTGCAAACATTCGTGGCGGCGGAGAATATGGTGAGGAATGGCATAAAGCAGGCTCACTTGCCAGAAAGCAGAATTGCTTTGATGACTTCATTTCTGTTTCTGAATATCTTGTATCTGCTGGCTATACCCAACCAAAGAAGTTGTGCATCGAAGGAGGCAGCAATGGTGGGCTTCTTGTTGGGGCTTGCATAAATCAG CGACCTGATCTGTTTGGTTGTGCTCTGGCTCGTGTTGGTGTTATGGACATGCTGCGATTTCACAAGTTCACTATAG GTCATGCATGGACTTCTGACTATGGCTGTTCAGACAAGAAGGAAGAGTTTGGTTGGCTAATCAA GTACTCGCCGCTGCATAATGTTCGCAGACCATGGGAACAACATCCTGAACAACCTTCACAGTACCCACCTACCATGATATTGACTGCTGATCATGATGATCGAGTTGTGCCATTACACTCTCTGAAGCTGTTGGCT
- the LOC7489927 gene encoding uncharacterized protein LOC7489927 isoform X2, with protein MGSLSALSLPLQYPTARRDDSVIDDYHGVKIADPYRWLEDPDAEEVKEFVQEQVTLTESVLKTCDTRERLREKITKLFDHPRYYVPFKRGNKFFYFHNTGLQAQDVLYVQDCLEGEPEVLLDPNGFSEDGTVSLNTLSISEDAKYLAYGLSTSGSDWITIKVMHVEEKIVEADTVNWVKFTSIGWTHDSKGFFYSRYPAPKEGENLDAGTETHANLYHELYHHFVGTDQSEDILCWRDSENPKYMFGAGVTDDGKYLLLYITENCDPVNKVYYCDMSAFSDGLEGFKGGKSLLPFIKLIDNFDAQYQHIANDDTVFTFLTNKDAPKYKVVRVDLKEPGSWIDVVPEYGKDVLESACAVNGDKMIVSYLRDVKYVLQIRDLNTGSLLHQLPIDIGSVTGISARRKDSTVFIGFTSFLTPGIIYQCNLDTGVPDMKIFREITVPGFDRTEFQVNQVFVPSKDGTKIPMFIVAKKNIKLDGSHPCLLYAYGGFNISLTPSFSISRTVLTRHLGAVFCIANIRGGGEYGEEWHKAGSLARKQNCFDDFISASEYLVTAGYTQPKKLCIEGGSNGGLLIGACINQVMLGLLTSAAQTRRKSSVG; from the exons ATGGGTTCCCTCTCAGCTCTTAGCCTACCATTACAGTATCCAACCGCTCGCCGAGACGACTCTGTAATTGATGATTACCATGGTGTAAAAATCGCTGATCCTTATAGATG GCTTGAAGATCCTGATGCAGAGGAGGTAAAAGAGTTTGTTCAGGAGCAAGTTACATTGACTGAATCAGTATTAAAGACATGCGATACAAGAGAAAGACTTCGTGAAAAAATCACTAAGTTATTTGATCACCCACGATATTATGTGCCGTTTAAGCGAGGGAACaagtttttttactttcataataccGGGCTTCAGGCTCAAGACGTCCTCTATGTGCAG GATTGTTTAGAGGGAGAGCCAGAGGTTTTACTTGATCCTAATGGATTTAGTGAGGATGGGACAGTGTCGTTGAATACCCTTTCGATCAGTGAGGATGCTAAGTACTTGGCATATGGACTTAGTACAAGTGGGAGTGATTGGATTACAATTAAAGTTATGCATGTTGAGGAAAAGATAGTTGAGGCTGATACTGTAAATTGG GTTAAGTTTACCAGTATTGGTTGGACACATGACAGCAAGGGGTTTTTCTATAGCCGATACCCGGCTCCCAA AGAGGGAGAAAACTTGGACGCCGGGACAGAGACTCATGCGAATCTTTATCATGAGCTATACCATCACTTTGTGGGTACGGATCAATCTGAAGATATACTATGCTGGAGAGATTCTGAAAACCCTAAATACATGTTTGGAGCTGGTGTGACAGATGATGGAAAG TATCTTCTCCTATATATTACGGAGAATTGTGATCCAGTCAACAAAGTATACTACTGTGACATGTCTGCATTTTCTGATGGCCTTGAAGGTTTCAAGGGAGGAAAAAGCCTGCTCCCATTTATTAAACTTATTGATAACTTTGATGCCCAGTACCAACACATAGCAAATGATGACACTGTATTTACTTTCTTGACTAATAAAGATGCCCCCAAATATAAAGTAGTCCGGGTTGATTTGAAGGAGCCAGGTAGTTGGATTGATGTTGTTCCAGAATATGGAAAAGATGTCCTCGAATCAGCATGTGCTGTTAATGGTGATAAAATGATTGTCAGTTACTTGAGAGATGTGAAGTATGTCTTACAGATAAGGGATTTGAATACAGGATCTCTGCTGCATCAACTACCGATTGACATTGGTTCGGTTACAGGGATTTCTGCACGGCGCAAGGATAGTACAGTGTTTATAGGGTTCACTAGCTTTCTCACCCCTGGTATAATATATCAATGCAATTTAGACACTGGGGTTCCTGATATGAAGATATTTCGTGAAATTACTGTGCCTGGATTCGATCGCACAGAGTTCCAAGTGAATCAG GTTTTTGTGCCTAGCAAGGATGGTACCAAGATACCAATGTTTATTGTGGCCAAGAAGAATATAAAGTTGGATGGATCGCACCCATGTTTGTTATACGCCTATGGTGGATTTAACATTAGTCTTACACCATCGTTTAGTATCAGTCGTACTGTACTGACTAGGCATTTAGGTGCTGTCTTCTGCATTGCAAACATTCGTGGCGGCGGAGAATATGGTGAGGAATGGCATAAAGCAGGCTCACTTGCCAGAAAGCAGAATTGCTTTGATGACTTCATTTCTGCTTCTGAGTATCTTGTAACTGCTGGTTACACCCAACCAAAGAAGTTGTGTATTGAAGGTGGAAGCAACGGTGGGCTTCTTATCGGTGCTTGCATAAATCAG gtcATGCTTGGACTTCTGACTTCGGCTGCTCAGACAAGAAGGAAGAGTTCGGTTGGCTAA
- the LOC7489927 gene encoding uncharacterized protein LOC7489927 isoform X1: MGSLSALSLPLQYPTARRDDSVIDDYHGVKIADPYRWLEDPDAEEVKEFVQEQVTLTESVLKTCDTRERLREKITKLFDHPRYYVPFKRGNKFFYFHNTGLQAQDVLYVQDCLEGEPEVLLDPNGFSEDGTVSLNTLSISEDAKYLAYGLSTSGSDWITIKVMHVEEKIVEADTVNWVKFTSIGWTHDSKGFFYSRYPAPKEGENLDAGTETHANLYHELYHHFVGTDQSEDILCWRDSENPKYMFGAGVTDDGKYLLLYITENCDPVNKVYYCDMSAFSDGLEGFKGGKSLLPFIKLIDNFDAQYQHIANDDTVFTFLTNKDAPKYKVVRVDLKEPGSWIDVVPEYGKDVLESACAVNGDKMIVSYLRDVKYVLQIRDLNTGSLLHQLPIDIGSVTGISARRKDSTVFIGFTSFLTPGIIYQCNLDTGVPDMKIFREITVPGFDRTEFQVNQVFVPSKDGTKIPMFIVAKKNIKLDGSHPCLLYAYGGFNISLTPSFSISRTVLTRHLGAVFCIANIRGGGEYGEEWHKAGSLARKQNCFDDFISASEYLVTAGYTQPKKLCIEGGSNGGLLIGACINQRPDLFGCALAHVGVMDMLRFHKFTIGHAWTSDFGCSDKKEEFGWLIKYSPLHNVRRPWEQHPEQPSQYPSTMLLTADHDDRVVPLHSLKLLATMQHILCTSLKKSPQTNPIIGRIDCKAGHGAGRPTQKLIDQAADRYSFMAKMVGASWNQ; the protein is encoded by the exons ATGGGTTCCCTCTCAGCTCTTAGCCTACCATTACAGTATCCAACCGCTCGCCGAGACGACTCTGTAATTGATGATTACCATGGTGTAAAAATCGCTGATCCTTATAGATG GCTTGAAGATCCTGATGCAGAGGAGGTAAAAGAGTTTGTTCAGGAGCAAGTTACATTGACTGAATCAGTATTAAAGACATGCGATACAAGAGAAAGACTTCGTGAAAAAATCACTAAGTTATTTGATCACCCACGATATTATGTGCCGTTTAAGCGAGGGAACaagtttttttactttcataataccGGGCTTCAGGCTCAAGACGTCCTCTATGTGCAG GATTGTTTAGAGGGAGAGCCAGAGGTTTTACTTGATCCTAATGGATTTAGTGAGGATGGGACAGTGTCGTTGAATACCCTTTCGATCAGTGAGGATGCTAAGTACTTGGCATATGGACTTAGTACAAGTGGGAGTGATTGGATTACAATTAAAGTTATGCATGTTGAGGAAAAGATAGTTGAGGCTGATACTGTAAATTGG GTTAAGTTTACCAGTATTGGTTGGACACATGACAGCAAGGGGTTTTTCTATAGCCGATACCCGGCTCCCAA AGAGGGAGAAAACTTGGACGCCGGGACAGAGACTCATGCGAATCTTTATCATGAGCTATACCATCACTTTGTGGGTACGGATCAATCTGAAGATATACTATGCTGGAGAGATTCTGAAAACCCTAAATACATGTTTGGAGCTGGTGTGACAGATGATGGAAAG TATCTTCTCCTATATATTACGGAGAATTGTGATCCAGTCAACAAAGTATACTACTGTGACATGTCTGCATTTTCTGATGGCCTTGAAGGTTTCAAGGGAGGAAAAAGCCTGCTCCCATTTATTAAACTTATTGATAACTTTGATGCCCAGTACCAACACATAGCAAATGATGACACTGTATTTACTTTCTTGACTAATAAAGATGCCCCCAAATATAAAGTAGTCCGGGTTGATTTGAAGGAGCCAGGTAGTTGGATTGATGTTGTTCCAGAATATGGAAAAGATGTCCTCGAATCAGCATGTGCTGTTAATGGTGATAAAATGATTGTCAGTTACTTGAGAGATGTGAAGTATGTCTTACAGATAAGGGATTTGAATACAGGATCTCTGCTGCATCAACTACCGATTGACATTGGTTCGGTTACAGGGATTTCTGCACGGCGCAAGGATAGTACAGTGTTTATAGGGTTCACTAGCTTTCTCACCCCTGGTATAATATATCAATGCAATTTAGACACTGGGGTTCCTGATATGAAGATATTTCGTGAAATTACTGTGCCTGGATTCGATCGCACAGAGTTCCAAGTGAATCAG GTTTTTGTGCCTAGCAAGGATGGTACCAAGATACCAATGTTTATTGTGGCCAAGAAGAATATAAAGTTGGATGGATCGCACCCATGTTTGTTATACGCCTATGGTGGATTTAACATTAGTCTTACACCATCGTTTAGTATCAGTCGTACTGTACTGACTAGGCATTTAGGTGCTGTCTTCTGCATTGCAAACATTCGTGGCGGCGGAGAATATGGTGAGGAATGGCATAAAGCAGGCTCACTTGCCAGAAAGCAGAATTGCTTTGATGACTTCATTTCTGCTTCTGAGTATCTTGTAACTGCTGGTTACACCCAACCAAAGAAGTTGTGTATTGAAGGTGGAAGCAACGGTGGGCTTCTTATCGGTGCTTGCATAAATCAG CGACCTGATCTTTTTGGTTGTGCTCTGGCTCATGTTGGTGTTATGGACATGCTGCGATTCCACAAGTTTACCATAG gtcATGCTTGGACTTCTGACTTCGGCTGCTCAGACAAGAAGGAAGAGTTCGGTTGGCTAATCAA GTACTCGCCATTGCATAATGTCCGCAGACCATGGGAGCAACATCCTGAACAACCCTCTCAGTACCCATCGACGATGCTACTGACTGCTGATCATGACGACCGAGTTGTGCCGTTACACTCACTGAAGTTATTGGCT ACCATGCAACATATTTTGTGCACGAGCTTGAAGAAAAGCCCCCAGACCAATCCAATAATCGGCCGCATTGATTGTAAAGCTGGACATGGAGCTGGACGGCCAACTCAAAAATTG ATTGATCAAGCAGCTGATAGGTATAGCTTCATGGCAAAGATGGTGGGCGCTTCTTGGAATCAGTAG
- the LOC7490608 gene encoding rop guanine nucleotide exchange factor 1, with the protein MGDVSSEDWIDQVSERFELDSYCSSADVSGSESDTSISSFSCRRYDVQGGASTSFTSSTPDFAGNSAYSAPLPVMLPVSGGRYDAIPEEKEEKPESDLSEIELMRERFAKLLLGEDMSGGGQGTCTAAAISNAITNLSASVFGELWKLEPLAPQKKAMWKREMEWLLCVSDSIVELVPSMQEFPGGGTYEVMVAQPRSDLYVNLPALKKLDAMLISILDLFSEPEFYYVDRGIVVAGDDVIEEFPVPSSLRRPPIRQEGKWWLPFPKVPPNGLSEELTKRLQQCRECTSQILKAAMAINSSVLAEMEIPDTYFENLPKSGKACLGRIMYRYITAKHFSPDYLLDYLDVSSEYTTLEIANRIEAASHFWSEKYLNRYLGRARDGRSSWGGKVKGFVGETQKRKLLAKRAEILIHNLRLRFPGLPQTALDANKIQYNKDVGYAIIESYSRVMESLAFNIMARIDDLLYVDDATKQRATAESVSPCVQGKFSSRPSKQKSISSSHVSFQHSSSSSMPTAGSSGEVIRIPNGRKHHSLKKSNLRDSLDQTLEKLTF; encoded by the exons ATGGGGGATGTTTCATCGGAGGATTGGATAGATCAAGTTAGCGAGAGGTTCGAGCTCgacagttactgttcaagtgcGGATGTCAGCGGATCGGAGAGTGATACTTCTATTAGTAGCTTCTCATGCCGCCGTTACGATGTCCAAGGTGGCGCTTCCACTTCTTTCACTTCTTCGACTCCTGATTTCGCCGGCAATTCCGCGTATTCTGCGCCTCTTCCGGTGATGCTCCCGGTTTCTGGTGGAAGATACGATGCTATTCCGGAGGAGAAGGAAGAGAAACCGGAGAGTGACTTGTCCG AAATCGAACTGATGAGGGAACGTTTTGCTAAGCTGCTGCTTGGAGAAGACATGTCAGGTGGAGGACAGGGAACTTGCACCGCTGCCGCCATCTCCAATGCCATCACGAATCTTTCTG CGTCTGTGTTTGGGGAGCTATGGAAATTAGAGCCATTAGCGCCGCAGAAAAAGGCAATGTGGAAAAGAGAGATGGAATGGCTTTTATGCGTAAGTGATTCCATAGTAGAGCTTGTTCCGTCAATGCAAGAATTTCCTGGTGGAGGGACTTATGAGGTTATGGTGGCTCAGCCACGTTCGGATTTATACGTGAACCTTCCAGCACTAAAGAAGCTTGATGCTATGCTGATTAGCATTCTGGACTTGTTTTCTGAACCTGAATTTTACTATGTTGATCGTGGGATTGTAGTTGCTGGTGATGATGTTATTGAGGAGTTTCCCGTGCCATCCTCTTTGAGAAGACCACCAATCAGACAGGAAGGAAAATGGTGGCTTCCTTTTCCTAAAGTTCCACCGAATGGTTTGTCGGAAGAGTTGACAAAGAGGCTGCAGCAGTGTAGGGAATGCACAAGCCAGATCCTTAAGGCTGCCATGGCAATTAACAGTAGCGTGTTAGCTGAGATGGAAATTCCTGATACTTATTTTGAGAACTTGCCCAAG AGTGGAAAAGCTTGCTTGGGAAGAATCATGTATCGCTACATAACTGCCAAACACTTTTCCCCAGATTACCTTCTGGATTACTTGGATGTGTCATCAGAATACACCACTTTGGAAATAGCGAACCGGATAGAAGCTGCCTCACATTTCTGGAGTGAAAAATACCTGAATAGGTACTTGGGTCGTGCAAGGGATGGGAGGTCATCATGGGGCGGCAAGGTGAAAGGCTTTGTTGGTGAAACACAAAAAAGGAAACTTCTAGCAAAACGAGCTGAAATTCTCATACATAACTTAAGGCTACGTTTTCCTGGCCTCCCACAGACTGCTTTGGACGCAAACAAGATCCAGTATAACAAG GATGTAGGGTATGCTATTATTGAGAGCTATTCTAGGGTGATGGAAAGCTTGGCCTTCAACATAATGGCAAGAATTGATGATCTTCTATATGTGGATGATGCTACCAAGCAACGTGCAACCGCAGAGTCAGTATCCCCTTGTGTTCAGGGAAAGTTTAGTAGTAGACCATCTAAACAAAAGTCGATATCATCCAGCCATGTTTCATTTCAACACAGTTCCTCGTCTTCAATGCCAACTGCTGGCTCCTCCGGTGAAGTAATTAGGATTCCTAATGGAAGGAAACACCATTCCTTGAAGAAGAGCAATTTAAGGGACTCGCTAGATCAGACGCTAGAAAAACTAACATTTTGA
- the LOC7496889 gene encoding probable alpha-amylase 2, protein MVYNSNGNDQQTDNGAVLRSGREILLQAFNWESHKHDWWRKLEKKVADIAKSGFTTAWLPPPTNSFAPEGYLPQNLYNLNSSYGSEQLLKALLEKMKQYNVRAMADIVINHRVGTTQGHGGMYNRYDGVPLSWDERAVTSCTGGLGNRSTGDNFNGVPNIDHTQHFVRKDITAWLQWLRKNVGFQDFRFDFARGYSPKYVKEYIEGAKPIFSVGEYWDSCNYNGHFLEYNQDSHRQRIVNWIDLTGQLSAAFDFTTKGILQEAVKGQFWRLRDPQGKPPGVLGWWPSRAVTFIDNHDTGSTQAHWPFPSDHIMEGYAYLLTHPGMPTVFYDHFYDWGNSIHEQIVKLIDIRKHQDIHSRSSIRIFEAQPNLYSAIIGEKVCMKIGDGSWCPAGKEWTLATSGHRYAVWQK, encoded by the exons ATGGTTTACAACAGTAAT GGAAACGACCAGCAGACTGATAATG GAGCTGTGCTGCGGAGCGGAAGAGAAATCCTTCTTCAG GCTTTTAACTGGGAGTCACATAAGCATGACTGGTGGAGAAAATTGGAGAAGAAAGTTGCTGATATTGCGAAATCTGGGTTTACCACAGCATGGTTGCCGCCGCCTACTAACTCCTTCGCACCCGAAG GTTATCTTCCACAGAACCTTTATAACCTCAACTCTTCATATGGTTCCGAGCAACTCTTAAAGGCTTTACTTGAAAAGATGAAGCAGTACAATGTTAGAGCAATGGCTGACATTGTTATCAATCACCGGGTTGGAACAACGCAAGGGCACGGTGGAATGTACAATCGTTATGATGGAGTTCCATTATCGTGGGATGAACGTGCTGTTACATCTTGTACTGGTGGATTG GGTAATCGAAGCACTGGTGACAACTTCAATGGGGTTCCAAATATTGACCATACTCAACATTTTGTTCGAAAAGACATAACTGCATGGCTGCAGTGGTTACGTAAGAATGTTGGCTTTCAGGATTTCCGTTTTGATTTTGCAAGAGG TTATTCTCCAAAATATGTGAAAGAATACATTGAAGGAGCGAAGCCCATATTTTCAGTTGGAGAGTACTGGGATTCTTGCAATTACAATGGCCATTTTTTGGAATACAACCAAG ACAGCCATAGGCAGCGGATAGTCAATTGGATTGATTTAACAGGCCAGCTCTCAGCTGCATTTGACTTCACAACAAAGGGAATTCTTCAG GAAGCTGTAAAGGGGCAATTCTGGCGTCTGCGTGACCCGCAAGGAAAGCCACCAGGTGTATTGGGATGGTGGCCCTCGAGGGCTGTCACATTCATTGATAACCATGACACAGGCTCAACACAG GCTCATTGGCCTTTCCCTTCGGATCATATTATGGAG GGTTATGCTTACTTGCTTACACATCCAGGGATGCCGACAGTTTTCTACGATCACTTCTATGACTGGGGTAATTCTATTCATGAGCAGATTGTGAAATTG ATTGACATTCGGAAGCATCAAGATATCCACAGCCGATCATCTATCAGGATTTTTGAGGCCCAGCCAAACCTTTATTCTGCAATTATTGGTGAGAAGGTGTGCATGAAGATTGGGGATGGTTCCTGGTGCCCAGCGGGTAAGGAGTGGACGCTTGCAACCTCTGGCCACCGATATGCCGTGTGGCAAAAATAA
- the LOC7490609 gene encoding uncharacterized protein LOC7490609: METPASKTKVSPPPQQEPDLKKPKMSTTTSDDEDAATMTPGGDTTTKKQRYKRRKIAIFFAYCGVGYQGMQKNPGAKTIEGDLEEALFHAGAVPEQDRGIPKRYDWARSARTDKGVSAVGQVVSGRFYIDPPGLVERLHSNLSPQFRIFGYKRVTGSFNAKKFCDRRRYVYLIPVFALDPCSHRDRESVLASLRSGSELIKCLECSERGRKVAGAVGKRSFELADNSSNDKDASVKSEIKEEVGVLLDNGLEDIRNSETVNETKIFQNDGSGSKSVMPESVISSNSEDANVNPESKDEIIVSVENGDDEKTKSKEEMVKGSSFCYGEKEKERFNRILGYYVGSHNFHNFTTRTKAEDPSARRYIVSFEAKTTVNVEGIEFVKCEVVGQSFMLHQIRKMIGVAVAIMRNCAPESLIQTALQKDVNINVPTAPEVGLYLDECFFTSYNQKWKDSHEEISMKDYEEEAEDFKMKHIYSHIATTEHKEGSVALWLHSLNHRNYPDLRVSNTVDNNNSEDNNNGKESTGFENTAPCTSL; the protein is encoded by the exons atggAAACCCCAGCTTCAAAAACCAAAGTATCACCGCCACCACAGCAAGAACCAGACCTCAAAAAGCCCAAAATGTCCACTACGACCTCTGACGACGAAGACGCCGCCACCATGACCCCTGGTGGCGACACAACCACCAAAAAGCAAAGATACAAGCGCCGCAAAATCGCAATATTCTTCGCGTACTGTGGCGTTGGCTATCAAGGTATGCAGAAAAATCCAGGTGCCAAAACCATCGAAGGGGACCTTGAAGAAGCCCTCTTTCACGCCGGTGCTGTCCCTGAACAGGACCGCGGCATCCCCAAGCGTTATGATTGGGCCCGCTCAGCTCGCACTGACAAGGGCGTGAGCGCTGTGGGTCAGGTAGTCTCGGGCCGGTTCTACATCGACCCGCCTGGACTTGTGGAACGCTTGCATTCGAATCTTTCTCCTCAGTTTAGGATTTTTGGCTACAAGAGAGTGACGGGATCGTTTAATGCTAAGAAGTTCTGTGATCGGAGGAGGTATGTGTATTTAATTCCTGTTTTTGCTCTTGATCCGTGTTCCCATCGTGACAGGGAGAGTGTTTTAGCTAGTTTACGGTCTGGTAGTGAGCTTATTAAGTGTTTGGAGTGTTCAGAGAGAGGGCGTAAGGTTGCTGGCGCTGTAGGCAAGCGCAGCTTTGAATTAGCAGACAATTCGTCGAACGATAAAGATGCTTCTGTTAAATCTGAAATTAAAGAGGAGGTTGGTGTGCTTTTGGATAATGGGCTTGAGGATATTAGGAATTCTGAAACTGTAAATGAAACTAAGATCTTTCAAAATGACGGTAGCGGATCAAAATCTGTAATGCCTGAATCAGTCATTTCATCAAACAGTGAAGATGCTAATGTCAATCCTGAAAGCAAAGACGAAATAATAGTTTCCGTGGAGAATGGTGATGATGAGAAGACAAAATCCAAAGAGGAAATGGTGAAGGGAAGTAGTTTTTGTTACggagagaaggagaaggagaggtTCAATCGAATACTGGGTTATTACGTGGGGAGTCATAACTTTCATAATTTTACAACCAGAACTAAGGCTGAAGACCCCTCTGCTCGACGCTATATTGTTTCGTTTGAAGCTAAGACCACAGTTAATGTTGAAGGCATTGAGTTTGTGAAGTGTGAGGTTGTAGGTCAGAGTTTCATGCTTCATCAGATACGGAAGATGATAGGGGTTGCTGTGGCAATTATGAGGAACTGTGCACCTGAGTCGTTGATACAAACTGCTCTACAAAA GGATGTTAACATCAATGTGCCTACAGCTCCTGAAGTTGGGTTATACTTGGATGAGTGCTTTTTCACATCCTATAACCAGAAATGGAAAGACAGCCACGAAGAAATTTCTATGAAAGATTATGAAGAAGAGGCAGAGGACTTCAAGATGAAGCACATATACTCACACATTGCAACGACAGAACACAAGGAAGGATCAGTGGCTCTGTGGTTACATTCTCTCAACCACCGAAACTATCCTGATCTTCGTGTTAGCAACACTGTAGATAACAACAACAGTGAAGATAATAACAATGGCAAGGAAAGCACTGGATTTGAAAACACGGCTCCATGTACATCTCTGTGA